From Rhodobium gokarnense:
CCGGGCGCCGGCCGAACGTGCCGAACTATTCCCAATGCGTGGAATGCAAGCGCTCCGGCATCGTCTGCGTCATGGTCGCCCACGGCACGCCGTGCCTCGGCCCGGTGACCCAGGCCGGCTGCGGGAGCCTCTGCACCAGTTGCGACCGCGGCTGCTACGGCTGCTTCGGCCCCAAGGAGGAGGCCAACACGCGCAGCCTCGGCAAACGCATTTCGGAAGATTTCGGCGTCGGCCACCGGGCGACGGCCGACATGTTCAGGACCTTCAACGCAGGCGCGGAACCGTTCCGCAGGGAGGCGCTTCGCCATGACGAGCACTGATCAGACCCTGCCGGAAGGCATCCAGGCCCAGAACCGCACCATCGTCGTCGACGAGCTGGCCCGCGTGGAAGGCGAAGGCGCCCTCGACGTCAAGGTCGAGGACGGCGTCATCACCAACATCAAGTTCCGCATCGTCGAGCCGCCGCGCTTCTTCGAGGCACTCCTGCGCGGCCGCATGTATTCCGACGCCCCCGACGTCACCGCCCGCATCTGCGGCATCTGCCCGATCGCCTATATGCTCGGCGCCATCAACGCCATGGAGGACGCCTTCGACATCGTCCCGCCCGCCCAGATCAAGCGGCTCCGCCGGCTGATCTATTGCGGCGAGTGGATCGAGAGCCACGTGCTCCATTCGGCGATGCTGCACGCGCCGGATTTCTTGGGCCTTGCCGATGCGTTCCTGATCGCCAAGGTCAATCCGGACCTCGTCAAGACGGCGCTTCGCCTGAAGAAGCTCGGCAACACCATCCTGGAAGTGGTCGGCGGCCGCGCCGTCCATCCGGTCAACCTCAAGGTCGGCGGCTTTTACCGCACGCCGCGCAAGGCCGACGTCAAGGCGCTTGAAGGCGAGCTGGAATGGGCCATCGGCGCCTCGGTCGAACTGCTTGAGGCCTTCGCCGGCTTCGACTATCCGGATTTCGAGCAGGACTATCTGTGCGTCTCCATGCGCCACCCGGACGAATACGCGATCCAGGAAGGCAACCTCGTCTCCAGTCGCGGGCTCGACATCCGCGTCGCCGACTTCCCGAAACACTTCTACGAGGAGCATGTCGAGCACTCCAACGCCCTGCACGGGCGCACGCGCGAGGGCGAGCCTTACCTGGTCGGCCCGATCGCCCGCTACAACAACAACTACGAGCAGCTCTCCCCCTACGCCAAGGAGATGGCGGAAAAGGTCGGGCTGCCGCGCGTCGTCAGGAACCCCTACCAGAGCATCCTGGTGCGCATGGTCGAGACGCTTTACGTCTGCGAGGAAGCCCTTGCGATCGTCCGCGAATACGAGGAGCCGGCCGCGCCCTCCGTGCCGGTCGACATCCATGCCGGAGCGGGCGCCGGCGCGGGCGTCACCGAGGCGCCGCGCGGCATCTGCTGGCACCACTACAGCCTCAACGATGCCGGCCGCATCCTCAACGCCACCATCGTGCCGCCCACGGCCCAGAACCAGCCGCAGATCGAGGACGACCTGCGCGGCGTCGTGCAGGGCAACCTCGACCTTGACGACGAGGCGCTGAAATGGCGCTGCGAGCAGACGATCCGCAACTACGATCCCTGCATCTCCTGCGCCACCCACTTCCTGAAGCTGCGCATTGACCGCGGCTGACGGCAGGGAAAGTCGACGACTGACGACAGGGACGGATCAGGCAGGGACTGGGACATGCTGATCATCGGCGTCGGCCATCCGATGCGCGGCGACGATGCGGCAGGTCCGGTCGCCGCCGAACGACTCGCCGAACTCGGGCTTGAGGCCATCGTCCTCGACGGCGAGGGCGCGCGGCTGATCCATACCTGGGAAGGCCGCGGCCATGTCGTCGTCATCGACGCCGCCGACGGCGGCGGCCCCCCCGGCACCCTCCACGTCATCGACGCCAAAAAAGAAGAACTCGCCTCCGGCCGCTTCCACTATTCCAGCCACGCCTTCGGCCTCGCCGAAGCGGTAGAGACCTCCCGCGTCCTCGGCGACCTGCCGGAACGCTTCACCATCTACGCCATCACCGGCGCCGACTTCACCCTCGGCAAAGGCCTCTCGCCGGACGTCGCCGACACGGTCGAGCGGGTCGTGGAGAGGATCGCGGAAAGCGCCCAGGCTGCAACTTCAAGCACCCCCAGCCCCACCCCCCTCGACAAATAAGTTGATTTCAGCCGTCCGGCTTATACGCTTTCGCTGTTCGGAAAAGACCGGCCTTGTAGGAAATGCCGGATCCGGGGGAGGATGTCATGCGTCACGCACGGCTTTTGGTTGTGCTTGCATTGCCGTTGCTGGCGGCCTGCGAGGAAAAGACGGAAGCTCCGCCGCCGCCGGTTCGCGCCATCAAGTCGATGGTGGTCTCCGATCGCGTCGGCGAGCAGCAGAGGAAGATCGCCGGCGTCGTCGAGGCGGCCACGGTCACCGACCTTTCCTTCGAGATCGGCGGCCGGGTGACCGAGCTTCCCGTCGATATCGGCCAGGCCGTTGCGACCGGCGACACGGTCGCCCGGATCGACCCGACGCCGCTGGAGCTGGCCCTCAAATCCGCCGTCGGCGAACTCACCGAGGCACAGTCCAAGCTCACCGACGCCAAGGCCAAGTTCGAACAGCAGGACGCCCTCTTTGCCAAGGGCTATACCACCAAGAGCGCCTACGACACGGCACAGGCGAACCTGTCCAGCGCCGAGGCCGTCGTCGACCGCCTGAAGGCCCAGCGCGCCAAGGCCGAGCGCGACCTCAACAACGCCACCCTCACCGCCCCCTTCGACGGTCGCATTTCCGAAAAATACGTCGAGCGGTTCACCGAGGTCTCGAGCGGCCAGAAGATCGTGCAGTTGAGCGCCGGCGGCGAGCGCGAGGTCCAGGCCAACGTGCCGGCCGGCATCATCGGCCGCATCGCCACCGGCGACACGGTCTCCGTCACCTTCCCGACCCTGCCCGGCAGGACGGTTGCCGGCACCATCACCCAGATCGGCTCGCGCGCCGGCCAGAGCAACGCATTCCCCGTCATCGCCGCCCTGGCCGAGGACGACCCGGAGATCCGCGCCGGCATGACCGCGGAGGTCACCTTCTCCTTCCGCACGGCGGAGACCGGGGAGGCGTTCCTGGTGCCGCTGCCGGCCGTCGTCGCCCGCGGCGACAAGCGCAAGGGCGTCGTCTATGTCTATGACAGGGCGGCCGGCGTCGTCCGCGAACGCCCGATCCAGATCGTCAACATCCGGGACAATTTCCTCGTCGTCTCCGGCGGCCTTGAAAAGGGCGACGTCATTGCCGTCGCGGGAACCTCGTTCCTGCACGACGGCATGGAGGTCAAGCTCCTCGAAACGCCCGAAGCGGAGTAGTCCCGATGGGGTTCCTGACCAGATGGGCGCTCGACAACAGCATGCTGTTCCTGCTGCTGGTGATCTTCATCGTCCTTGCCGGCCCGGCCTCGTTCATCACCCACCCGTCCCGCGAGGACCCGGAGATCACCATCCGCACGGCGCTGGTGACGGCGAATTTCCCCGGCATGGCGCCGCCCCGGGTGGAGGATCTGATTACCCAGAAGCTGGAGGAGAAGATCCGCGAAATGCCCGAGGTCGACGAGATCAAGTCGTCCTCGCGCACCGGCGCCAGCACCGTCACCATCACCCTCCACGACCGCTACACCGATCTCGGCCCGATCTGGCAGGACCTGCGCAACAAGATGAACGACGTCAAGTCGGAGCTGCCGGAAGGCACCTCCGGGCCGTTCGTCAACGACACCTATGGCGAGGTGGCGATGGCCACCGTCGCGCTCACCGCCGACGGCTTCAGCCGTGCCGAGATGCGCCAGACGGCCCGCGACCTGCGCAACAGGCTCTACACCGTCAACGGCGTCCGCAAGGTCGAGCTCTTCGGCGTGGAGCCGGAGCGCATCTTCATCGAGATCAACAACATCCACGTCGCCCAGCTCGGCATCAGCATCCGCGACGTCATGCAGACGGTGTCGAAGACCAACGTGATCTCGCCGGGCGGGCGGTTGCAGGTCGGCGACAACAGCGTGGTCGTGGAGCCGACCGGCAATTTCGACAGCATCGAGGACATCCGCGACGTCCCGATCGAGATCCCGAACGATCCCGGCCGGCTGGTCTATCTGCGCGACATCGCGACGATCACCCGGGACTATGCCGATCCGCCCGAGGCCCCCGCCTTCTTCAATGGCAGGCCGGCGGTGGTCCTGTCCGTGCAGATGGTCGAAAAGTTCGATTCCTTCACATTCGGCGACGAACTGAAGGCCAAGGTCACGGAGCTGGAGAACACGCTGCCGATCGGCTACCAGCTCAGCTTCATCACCTTCCAGCCGAAGGAAATCCGCACCGCCGTCGACGGCGTCGTCAGCAATCTCTACCAGACCGTCGCCATCGTCCTCATCGTCGTCGTCCTCTTCCTCGGCTGGCGCACGGGCCTCATCGTCGGCTCCATGGTGCCGCTGACCATGCTGATGACGCTCCTCGTCATGCGCCAGGTCGGCATCGAGCTTGAGCGCATGTCGCTGGCCTCGCTGATCATCGCCCTCGGCCTCCTCGTCGATAACGGCATCGTCATGGCCGAGGAGATCGGCCGGCGAATGTCGCTCGGCGAGGACCGCACCCGCGCCGCCATCGACACCGGCCGGACCATGGCGCTGCCGCTGCTGGCCTCCAGCCTGACCACCATCTTCGCCTTCATGCCGCTGATGCTGTCGGAGAACGCGGCGGGCGAATACATGCGCTCGCTGTCGCTGGTCATCGCCATCGCGCTTTTGACCTCGTGGGTCTTTGCCATGACCATCACGCCGCTGTTCTGCGTCTGGGGCCTGAAGACGCCGAAGCCGGTCGACGAGGACGCCGCCTTCGACACCCGCTTCTACCGCACCTACCGCAGGGCGCTCGGCCTGCTCCTCAGTTTCCGGCTTCCGTTCCTGGCGGCGACCGTCGCGCTCCTCGTCGTCGCCGTCTGGGGCATGCAGTTCGTGCCGAAGATCTTCTTTCCCGAATCCGACCGCCTGCAGCTTCAGGTCTATGTCGACCTTCCGGTCGGCTCCAACACCTACGGCACGACGGCAACGACGATGAAGCTCGCCACCTGGCTCTCCGACAAGGACGAGAACCCGGACATCGTCTCCAACATCGCCTATGTGGCAAGCGGCGGCCCGCGCTTCTATCTCGGCCTCAATCCGATCGATCCCGACCCCCACCGCGCCTTCCTCATCGTCAACGTCGCCTCCGCCGAGGCCGTCAAGACGGTCCGCGACCACATCGTCGACTACGCGGCCGGCAACCTGCCTCAGGCAAGGGTGAGCGTGAAGCCGATGTCCATGGGATCGAGCGAGGCGGGCCTCGTCGAATACCGCATCGGCGGCCCGGACGCCGGCACGCTCTATGCGGCGGCCGAAAAGCTGGAGCGCGACATGCGCTCCATCAACGGCACGGTCGACATCAAGAACGACTGGGAAAACCGGATCATGAAGGTGGTGGTCGAGATCGACCAGAACCGCGCCCGCCGCGCCGGGGTGACGTCGGAATCGATCGCCAACGCCCTCAACGCGCTTCTGTCCGGCACCCAGATCACCGACTACCGCGAGGGCGACACGGTGATCCCGATCTACCTCCGGTCCGAGGAGGACGTGCGCACAAACGTCGACCGGCTGCGCACCCTCAACATCGCCGTCTCCGATGAAAAACCCGTGGCCCTGATCCAGGTCGCCAACCTCACCGGCTTTGCCGACTTCTCCGTCATCAAGCGGCGCAACATGGAGCGGGTCATCACCGTCTCCGGCAAGAACCTGACGAAATCGGCGACCGCCCTCGACGCCGAAGTGTCGGAAAAGCTGCCGGACCTCGGCCTGCCGGACGGCTATCGCATCGAAAAGGGTGGCGAGATCGAGAGTTCCGGCGAGGCGCGGCAGTCCCTGTTCGCCAACATGCCGCTCGCCTTCGCGCTGATCCTCATCGTGCTCGTCGGCCAGTTCAACAGCTTCATCCGGCCGGTGATCATCCTCGCCGTCATCCCGCTGACGATCACCGGGGTGACGGTCGCGCTCCTCGTCATGCCCGGCGCCAACCTTTCCTTCGTCGCCATTCTCGGGCTGTTGTCGCTCGCCGGCATCATCATCAACAACGCCATCGTGCTGATCGACCGCATCGACATCGAACGAAGCGACGGCCTCACCGTCAACGAGGCCATCCTTACCGCCTCGACCAAGCGGCTGAGGCCGATCGTCATGACCACGGTGACGACCGTGCTCGGCCTGCTGCCGATCATCATCTCCCGCGACGTGCTGTTCTACGACCTTGCCGTCGTCGTCTCCGGCGGCCTGATCCTCGGCACCGTCCTGACCCTCGGGGTCGTCCCCGTCCTCTACGGCCTGTTCTACAGCAAGAGCGCCCGCAGGGAGAATGAGGCCGCGTCCACCGAAAGCCCGGCATAGGACCATGTCCAGCGCGCCGTCAGAGGTCGAGGCCGAGACACCGGACGCCCGGCGCTGGCTGCCGGGGCGCGAGATGTTCCGGCGGCCGACGGACGCCGCAGCGCGCCTGCGCAAGCACGTGCCGGACTGGCTCAGGCGGCTGATCTCGGCGGGCATCGTCTCCGACGACCCGGAGGTGCGGCGGCGTCAAAAATTCGTCAACATCGCCACCTTCGCCGCCGCCGCCGACGCCCTCCACCACACCGTCGTCAACCTCGCCTACGACGCCTCGGGCCTGTTCTTCCTCAACGTCTACAACCTCGCCATCGCCGCCATCTTCCTCGCGGCGCACCGCTTCCACCGCTATGGCGAGCACTTTGCGGCGGCGACCCTCGTCGGCATCATGAGCACGACCCATTTCCTCGTCGTCTGGGCCGTCGGGCTCTCGGCCGACCTGCACATCTATTTCACCATGGCCGGCGCCATCCTGTTCCTGTTCGGCATCCAGAACTGGCGCTGGTGGCTGCCCTTCCTCGTCATTGCCATGGCCTCGCTGATGATCTCGCTGACGGTGGTCTCCGAGACCGGCCCCCTGATGCCGTTCGACGACCAGATCCACCGCATCCTCTCCGCCCAGGGCTTCTTCAACGCCATGGTCACAAATGCGCTCCTCATCGGCTACGTGCTGTGGGCGCTGCGCCGGGCCGAGCAGAACCTGCAGTTCGAGCACGCCCGCTCCGAGGCGTTATTGACCAACATCCTGCCGGAGAGGATCGCCGAACGGCTGAAGGCCGATCCGGGCGCCACCATCGCCGACAAGCACGACCACGTCACCGTGCTCTTCGTCGACCTCGTCGGCTTCACGCCCGTCGCCCGCAATCTCGGCCCAGAGGAGGTCGTCTCCTATCTCGACCGTCTGTTTACGCAGTTCGACATCCTGATCGACCGGTTCGAAGCAGAAAAGATCAAGACCATCGGCGATGCCTACATGATCGTCGGCGGGCTTGACGGCGACTGCCGCAAGGGCTCGGCCGATCTCGGCCGGCTGGCGCTGGCGCTCCTTGAGACGATCGCCGACCAGCCGCAGCTCGGCGAAGCCCGCCTGACGCTGCGCGCGGGCATCCATTGCGGCCCGGCCATTGCCGGCGTCATCGGCGAGCGCCGCTTCACCTATGACGTCTGGGGCGATGCGGTGAACGTCGCCTCGCGCATGGAAAGCCAGGGCCTGCCCGGCCGCATCCAGGTCTCCGAGATATTCGTCGAGGCAACGCGCGACGTCTTCGACTTCGAGCCGCGCGGCGACATCAACATCAAGGGCATCGGCCCGATGCGCACCTTTCTGATCAAGGGCGAGCGGGAGACTGCAGCAGACGTGCCGGAAATACCATCCTGACACGCGGGCACCGGAAAGGTCTCCCGATCCAGCGCCATTGCACACCCGCGCCTGCCCAAAATTCAGCCGTCACCCCGGGCTTGACCCGGGGCCTATTGTCCCTTCCCGAACGGTATGCCGGCCGTTGGCGGAACGGGGCCAATGCGCGCTCCTCGGCCATGCCTGGACGCGCAATGGGCTACCGTGCCGATACGGGCAATGGACCCCGGGTCGAGGCTTCGCCGCGCCCGGGGTGACGGGAGAGGGCCCGCGACCGGCCTCACATCGCGCCAGCCCCGTGCGGCGACGGTACCACCTGTCGCTTTTCTGAATTGCCGGGCCTACCTGAGCCTTGAGCCGGGAAGGAAAACCGCCAGTGGAACCGGATCGGCGGTCCCCGAGTTTCATGCCGGCTGCCGGCCTGCTATGACTGCGCCATAAGACCGTCAGCGTCCTCCGCCATTGCCAAAGCCGCGGCGCCTGTCACCGCCCTTCCATTTCCGTTCTTCCGCGAGGCTGCATGACCACCGACCAGATCATCCTGTTCAGCCTGTTCGGGCTCGTCTTTACGATGCTCCTATGGGGCAGGTTCCGCTACGACCTCGTCGCCTTCGTCGCGCTGCTGGCCGGGCTCGTGCTCGGCGTCGTGCCGAAGGAAGCGGCGTTTTCCGGCTTTGGCCATCCGGCGACCATCATCGTCGCCCTGGTGCTCGTCGTCTCGCGCGGCCTCGTCGTCTCCGGCGCCGTGGAAATGCTGACCGGCAAGCTGATCGATGCGGGACGAAGCCTCTCCGCCCACATCGCCGTCATGGCCGGCCTCGGCGGTGCGCTGTCGGCCGTCATGAACAATGTCGCCGCCCTCGCGCTCCTGATGCCGGTCGACCTCAACGCCGCCGCCAAGGCCGAACGCAGCCCGGGCCTCACCCTGATGCCGCTCGCCTTTGCCACCATCCTCGGCGGCCTCGTCACGCTGATCGGCACGCCGCCCAACATCATCGTCGCCCAGTTCCGCGACCGGGCGCTCGGCAGCCCCTACCACATGTTCGATTTCGCCCCCGTCGGCCTTGCCTGCGCCGTCGTCGGCATCGCCTTCGTCGCCCTTGTCGGCTGGCGCCTGATCCCGCAGGACAAGAACGCCGGCAACGCGGTCAAGGAGCTGTTCGACGTCAAGGGCTACATCTCCGAACTGGTCGTCGGCGAGAAATCGAAGCCCGTCGGCATGAAGGTCTCCGAGCTGGACGAGGTGGCGATCGAGACCGACACGGAGATCCTCGGCCTGGTGCGGGGCGGCCAGCGCATGGCCGGACTTGCCCGCCGGGTCGAGATCCAGGCCGGAGACATCCTGGTCGTGGAGGCCAAGCCCGACGCGCTCGACCAGTTCGCCTCCAAGCTGAAGCTGGAGTTCCAGGGCGAGGAAAAGCACCGCAGCGCCGAGGGCGGCGGCATGAACCTGATGGAAGTGGTGGTGCCGCGCGACGCGCGCATCGCCGGCCGCTCGGCCATGTCCATGCGGCTCCTCTACCGCCATGGCGTGACCCTCCTCGGCGTCTCGCGCTCCGGCAAGCGGTTTTCCGAAAGCTTGCGCAAACTGACCATCCGGCCCGGCGACGTGCTCCTGCTGCTCGGACCGGAAGAACGGCTATCCAATGTCGTGGAATGGCTCGGCGTCCTGCCGCTCGCCGAGCGCGACCTGCAGATCACCCGCTCCGACCGGGCCTGGCCGGCGATCGCGCTCTTTGCCGGCGCCGTCGCCCTCGCCTCCTTCGGCCTCCTCTACCTGCCCGTTGCCCTGGCGATTGTCGTGGCCGCCTATGTGGCCTTCGACATCGTGCCGATCCGCCAGGTCTACGACCACATCGAATGGCCGGTGGTCGTGCTGCTCGGCTCCATGATCCCGCTCGGCGCGGCGCTGGAGACCGCCGGCGGCACGGCGCTGATCGGCAAGGGCATTGTCAGCCTGACCGAGGGCTACGGCCCGACGGTGACGCTCACCTTGCTGATGATCGTGACCATGACCCTGTCGGACGTCCTCAACAACACGGCGACAACGGTGGTCGCCGCGCCGATCGCCGTCGACATCGCCGGGCGCATGGGCACCAATGCCGATCCGTTCCTGATGGCCGTCGCCGTCGCCGCCTCCTGCGCCTTCCTCACCCCCATCGGCCACAAGAACAACACCCTCATCCTCGGCCCCGGCGGCTACGCCTTCGGCGACTACTGGCGCATGGGTCTGCCGCTGGAACTCATCGTCGTCGCCGTGGCGGTACCGATGATCCTGTTGGTCTGGCCGTTTTGAGGAGGGTGGAGCGGTGCGTTCTGGGAAACTGCGCTCGCGATCCCCTCTCCCGTCA
This genomic window contains:
- a CDS encoding adenylate/guanylate cyclase domain-containing protein, producing MSSAPSEVEAETPDARRWLPGREMFRRPTDAAARLRKHVPDWLRRLISAGIVSDDPEVRRRQKFVNIATFAAAADALHHTVVNLAYDASGLFFLNVYNLAIAAIFLAAHRFHRYGEHFAAATLVGIMSTTHFLVVWAVGLSADLHIYFTMAGAILFLFGIQNWRWWLPFLVIAMASLMISLTVVSETGPLMPFDDQIHRILSAQGFFNAMVTNALLIGYVLWALRRAEQNLQFEHARSEALLTNILPERIAERLKADPGATIADKHDHVTVLFVDLVGFTPVARNLGPEEVVSYLDRLFTQFDILIDRFEAEKIKTIGDAYMIVGGLDGDCRKGSADLGRLALALLETIADQPQLGEARLTLRAGIHCGPAIAGVIGERRFTYDVWGDAVNVASRMESQGLPGRIQVSEIFVEATRDVFDFEPRGDINIKGIGPMRTFLIKGERETAADVPEIPS
- a CDS encoding efflux RND transporter periplasmic adaptor subunit, which produces MRHARLLVVLALPLLAACEEKTEAPPPPVRAIKSMVVSDRVGEQQRKIAGVVEAATVTDLSFEIGGRVTELPVDIGQAVATGDTVARIDPTPLELALKSAVGELTEAQSKLTDAKAKFEQQDALFAKGYTTKSAYDTAQANLSSAEAVVDRLKAQRAKAERDLNNATLTAPFDGRISEKYVERFTEVSSGQKIVQLSAGGEREVQANVPAGIIGRIATGDTVSVTFPTLPGRTVAGTITQIGSRAGQSNAFPVIAALAEDDPEIRAGMTAEVTFSFRTAETGEAFLVPLPAVVARGDKRKGVVYVYDRAAGVVRERPIQIVNIRDNFLVVSGGLEKGDVIAVAGTSFLHDGMEVKLLETPEAE
- a CDS encoding Ni/Fe hydrogenase subunit alpha — translated: MTSTDQTLPEGIQAQNRTIVVDELARVEGEGALDVKVEDGVITNIKFRIVEPPRFFEALLRGRMYSDAPDVTARICGICPIAYMLGAINAMEDAFDIVPPAQIKRLRRLIYCGEWIESHVLHSAMLHAPDFLGLADAFLIAKVNPDLVKTALRLKKLGNTILEVVGGRAVHPVNLKVGGFYRTPRKADVKALEGELEWAIGASVELLEAFAGFDYPDFEQDYLCVSMRHPDEYAIQEGNLVSSRGLDIRVADFPKHFYEEHVEHSNALHGRTREGEPYLVGPIARYNNNYEQLSPYAKEMAEKVGLPRVVRNPYQSILVRMVETLYVCEEALAIVREYEEPAAPSVPVDIHAGAGAGAGVTEAPRGICWHHYSLNDAGRILNATIVPPTAQNQPQIEDDLRGVVQGNLDLDDEALKWRCEQTIRNYDPCISCATHFLKLRIDRG
- a CDS encoding SLC13 family permease, with protein sequence MTTDQIILFSLFGLVFTMLLWGRFRYDLVAFVALLAGLVLGVVPKEAAFSGFGHPATIIVALVLVVSRGLVVSGAVEMLTGKLIDAGRSLSAHIAVMAGLGGALSAVMNNVAALALLMPVDLNAAAKAERSPGLTLMPLAFATILGGLVTLIGTPPNIIVAQFRDRALGSPYHMFDFAPVGLACAVVGIAFVALVGWRLIPQDKNAGNAVKELFDVKGYISELVVGEKSKPVGMKVSELDEVAIETDTEILGLVRGGQRMAGLARRVEIQAGDILVVEAKPDALDQFASKLKLEFQGEEKHRSAEGGGMNLMEVVVPRDARIAGRSAMSMRLLYRHGVTLLGVSRSGKRFSESLRKLTIRPGDVLLLLGPEERLSNVVEWLGVLPLAERDLQITRSDRAWPAIALFAGAVALASFGLLYLPVALAIVVAAYVAFDIVPIRQVYDHIEWPVVVLLGSMIPLGAALETAGGTALIGKGIVSLTEGYGPTVTLTLLMIVTMTLSDVLNNTATTVVAAPIAVDIAGRMGTNADPFLMAVAVAASCAFLTPIGHKNNTLILGPGGYAFGDYWRMGLPLELIVVAVAVPMILLVWPF
- a CDS encoding efflux RND transporter permease subunit; translation: MGFLTRWALDNSMLFLLLVIFIVLAGPASFITHPSREDPEITIRTALVTANFPGMAPPRVEDLITQKLEEKIREMPEVDEIKSSSRTGASTVTITLHDRYTDLGPIWQDLRNKMNDVKSELPEGTSGPFVNDTYGEVAMATVALTADGFSRAEMRQTARDLRNRLYTVNGVRKVELFGVEPERIFIEINNIHVAQLGISIRDVMQTVSKTNVISPGGRLQVGDNSVVVEPTGNFDSIEDIRDVPIEIPNDPGRLVYLRDIATITRDYADPPEAPAFFNGRPAVVLSVQMVEKFDSFTFGDELKAKVTELENTLPIGYQLSFITFQPKEIRTAVDGVVSNLYQTVAIVLIVVVLFLGWRTGLIVGSMVPLTMLMTLLVMRQVGIELERMSLASLIIALGLLVDNGIVMAEEIGRRMSLGEDRTRAAIDTGRTMALPLLASSLTTIFAFMPLMLSENAAGEYMRSLSLVIAIALLTSWVFAMTITPLFCVWGLKTPKPVDEDAAFDTRFYRTYRRALGLLLSFRLPFLAATVALLVVAVWGMQFVPKIFFPESDRLQLQVYVDLPVGSNTYGTTATTMKLATWLSDKDENPDIVSNIAYVASGGPRFYLGLNPIDPDPHRAFLIVNVASAEAVKTVRDHIVDYAAGNLPQARVSVKPMSMGSSEAGLVEYRIGGPDAGTLYAAAEKLERDMRSINGTVDIKNDWENRIMKVVVEIDQNRARRAGVTSESIANALNALLSGTQITDYREGDTVIPIYLRSEEDVRTNVDRLRTLNIAVSDEKPVALIQVANLTGFADFSVIKRRNMERVITVSGKNLTKSATALDAEVSEKLPDLGLPDGYRIEKGGEIESSGEARQSLFANMPLAFALILIVLVGQFNSFIRPVIILAVIPLTITGVTVALLVMPGANLSFVAILGLLSLAGIIINNAIVLIDRIDIERSDGLTVNEAILTASTKRLRPIVMTTVTTVLGLLPIIISRDVLFYDLAVVVSGGLILGTVLTLGVVPVLYGLFYSKSARRENEAASTESPA
- a CDS encoding hydrogenase maturation protease yields the protein MLIIGVGHPMRGDDAAGPVAAERLAELGLEAIVLDGEGARLIHTWEGRGHVVVIDAADGGGPPGTLHVIDAKKEELASGRFHYSSHAFGLAEAVETSRVLGDLPERFTIYAITGADFTLGKGLSPDVADTVERVVERIAESAQAATSSTPSPTPLDK